The genome window aaaaggagtaacaaggtcctgcggacgctagcagctaccttgcaatctccacagataccggacctgaactcaacgatcgccgcgcaactcacctgaatctgcacataaagtgcagggtgtagcatgagtacaactacctcagcaagtaacaaaaataactaaggaactaagcaatagcgacgagctaagtaaaacagtccaattatttattttcacaatttaaaaataagcagaaataaataggtaaattccataactctgtaaattccacaaagaagtttaacagataaatgcagcaacaacacaaataaatacaacctcacagcagtgtcactccatcactcatcactcgcactcagcactcaatactcaaaacactcaacactttgcgctcactaggggtgtgtacagactccggaggtgctcccaaagcccaagcgctaagcacggacaactcacgtgccatcatatcaatacctggatccgcacggtcaactcacgtgctacgcggacaactcacgcgctatggtatcaatacctggacccgcacggtcaactcacgtgatacgcggacaactcatgcgctatggtattaatatcctcacaatcatgcccccggcctcactcaatcaatatcaatacctggatccgcacggtcaactcacgagctacgcggataactcacgcgctatggtataaatattctcacaaccaggccctcggcctcactcaatcatgtacctcactagcctcaccatcatcaacaaataaggaacacaacccacatcaagtatcaccgcatattagcaattaatagagactgaggtaaacatgtacaataatttctatgactgagtacaaataatgtgagcatgaataaagcctaagaaTGATCTCTAAAATGaaagcaaacaagttcaacaacaaataaacacataaccacagataatagccattaggcctcacagcctcacgggatggaccaagtctcaatccctcacggtgcacatccacacgcccgtcacctagcatgggtatcacttccaaacaatcacgtgatgtcaaatctccgggtttataccctcaaagccagagttaaaactgttacttacctcaacaagatgaacccaacgtcgagcaagctaatcaatactcaggaaatttccactccgtgcgtatccacctctgaatgaCTTCTTGTcttctcaattcaatgccaacgatccgaaactgaaattcaccccttaatgataatacaacgatctactatactaagcaacttcaatctacaatatcaacatccattgggaccaatattagtaacaaatcccataggttcattgtattcataaatttcatcgccaagattaccattcaccttctctcttattttctcaaaagtactattcatgccatgaactagagttttataatccaatctttcaaccattaaaacttgtaacaaatgcttcaaatacttctaactactcataataaacgagtttgaagcattggaattacctctagtagatcaatcttgaaaaatcacaactttggtgattttcgtgttcttgaggatttgatgatgaaatcttgtatttgaatgtaaaaatgatgttagaactcatgtatattgagtgataatcaacccaaaacatcattaacaacttaccttggttgattggacttgacttgagctcaaaatcgccccttcacttcaagaaccctaacccccaaatacacaaaataccctctttacccgaccttgtatttataggcccagatttttgggtttcggatgaggccctggatgcttcgcatacCCACTTCACTCCTATTTAAAGGTCGGATGTGaacctggacgctatggcagcacttcactgccagcctctctttcggacgcggcctcggatgcttcgcatccgcaggctcctccgccagcctttggtaatttggtcataacttcttgtaggaatgtccaaatgacaatcggattgaagcgttagaaactatacTCAAAGAACTTTAATTGGATAGGTCATACACcatataaatccttatatatatgtatatatgctcgtccaaaatttggtcttgtgcgtactcatttgcaactttagtctatcatgaaattctcAACTTGACTTGCACTGAGggctctccctagaccccacatcacttataatatgacttgtacacttattatcatatctaattgATATCCATTCCATTAATAGACCTCgtcttcacacaaaataatataattagtgcacatcgactttcttaatagcgcttaagtacttcaaaattttccggggtgttacaaaaGGTTTGGCTCGttttcacattaatgaaatgacgcaatattggcatcaattttctccgagtttatgtgtcacttaggcctacctcgggcacaatgaggtccccaattaggacgcgaattattgcatgatttTAGAGAacatgtttaaatactgcaagcattctttcaaatatcccttactgacttggttacctttattttttttcttttttttaattattcccattccccaaggttggttcgtgtaTACTGGCATCATCTGCATATCACACTAGATACAAAGGTACTCCACCTCCTCCTCTACCAAGTGATCTTAAAGACagaagcaaagggaaaggaaaaatggatgaTTTGAGCGGTATCATAAAAGACAATGCTACTATAGCAGAAaacgttgaaacttcagatggctaAAGTATTCCAGCACAAAACGAATTGGTCTTATGCCTAGAACAGAAAATCCTGGAGCTACAaggagaacttgagcaggtccgaaacttGGCAAATCTTTTCCTCACCCTAAACGTCCAtgatatcaaccaacaaaatCCAAATGCCCAAAACCCGGCACCACCCCAAAACACGCAGAACCAAAATCCACCGCcgaatcctcccgcaccacattAATACACCACACCTtctcagaaccacaaccctccaccagtacctactcctcaacaacaaCACCATCATTCGactcaatacccgcaaaccatcacttatcacactcccagaatgcaccacaacctactcctgatccccaaaactcaaccaatgaccacccttATGCCCAGATTCCCAGAGTTCACCAAAGCAATCCTATATATGTGGAAATTTTACCTTAcaccccacaacaaaccctatataTACCGGAATCAATCGAGAAGGacatgctcatcaagaacatggcggaagaactcaagaaTCTCACTGGCAGAGTTGAGAGCGTCGAAGGTGGTAAGGGCATTgaaggtttgaattatgaggacTTGTGCATTCAACCCGATGTGGAACTACCGaaaggttacaaacctcccaagtttgaaaTATTCGATGGAACTGGTAATCTGAAGGTACATTTAAGGAcatattgtgacaaacttgtaggagtGGGCAAAGATGAACAAATCCGTATGAAGTTGTTCACGAGATGCCTCACAGGAGATgctttgtcttggtacatcagtcagaacccgaagaagtgggttaattgggtgagcatggcgtcagatttcatggatagattcaggttcaacatagaaaatgcaccagatgtttcctacattcaaaatctcaagaagaaaccaacagaaacaTTCCGCAAGTATGCTACTTGGTGGAGATCTGAAGCTGCAAAGGTAGCGCCAAcgcttgaagaagaacaaatgaataagttcttcgtcaaagctcaagacccgcagtactatgaaaggctgatggttattgaaaaccataaattctctgacatcatcaagctgggagaaagaataaaagaaggaaTTAAGAGTGGAATGGCGACTAATTTCGAAGCACTATaggccacaaataaagctttgtAGCCAGGAGATATctctaagaagaaagaagtgggtgatGTAATGGTGGCCCAGGGtcctaagtctcctctcacataccaaacacctctacCCACATACCAGCCCTCACCCTCTAGATACCAACAACTTACCACCACCTACCACGCCAataacacccaacccgcatattatcactcaccaccacccgcccgccaaaatgaccaaaaaccaAGACCAAACTTCGACCGCAGACTACCCACACAATACACTCCAATCGCGaaacccatagaccaactgtatgagagactgaaggctactggttatgtcactcccattcccgccGTTTGTATGGAAAACGCTTCTCAATGGATTAACCCAAACAATACATgcgcctatcactcaggcatgaaaggcCATGCAATTGATGAGTGTCATACTCTGAAGGACAAGATTCAGACATTGATCGACACCAAGGTCATACAGGCAAAAAACACCGCACCCAATGtttgtaacaatcctctcccggatcagaGGGGTGAGGGAGTGActgtgatagagaccgatgaggAATAGGATCCGgtagggtcaattggactcattcagGAGGGGGATGATCccaaaacatctccagtcaccctcacgcccattgtggtacaaacccaagcaCCGCTTGAAGTCGAGGTAACTGCACCAACACCGTTTGAAGTTGAGGTAAccacacccttcactgtgatggtagcaccCACACCATCTTACATGTCTGAtgttataccatgggattatgttgcggaagagAGAacgaaaggaaaagcaaaaatggaagaaacaggtacAACACAAGGCATGACCAAAACTGGCAGGGTTTATACACCTGAGcacttgggaggaacaagcaaggaaGCTGCATCTAAGCCGCATGTCATTAAAACTAGCCCTGACGACATTTGGAGAAAAGTGCAAGCAAGAGAATACTCTGTGGTTGACTATTTGAACAAAACTCCCGCTCAGATATCTATCTTGTCACTGCTACAAAACTCTGAGACACAcaggaatgccctgatgaaggtgttgagtgaagcctatgtacccacTAAAATCACTAGTGGGGAAATAGCCAACATGGTTGGGCAGGTACTAGAAAGCCAAAAAATCACCTTTCACGAAGACGAGCTGctaccagaaggactaagtcataaaagggcactacatatcacagtgcaatttgaggatatattcatcgccagggtcctgatagatgggggggTTCGAGTCTCAATATATGTCCACTGACTACTCTGAAGAGATTGGGTAAAGGtatgcacgagatacgagcaggaagcaTGAATGTAAAGGTATTTAATGGATCTCAAACAGCCAgtatcggagaaatcaacctcagcCTATAGAtaggcccaacctg of Nicotiana tomentosiformis chromosome 7, ASM39032v3, whole genome shotgun sequence contains these proteins:
- the LOC138895067 gene encoding uncharacterized protein, which gives rise to MAEELKNLTGRVESVEGGKGIEGLNYEDLCIQPDVELPKGYKPPKFEIFDGTGNLKVHLRTYCDKLVGVGKDEQIRMKLFTRCLTGDALSWYISQNPKKWVNWVSMASDFMDRFRFNIENAPDVSYIQNLKKKPTETFRKYATWWRSEAAKVAPTLEEEQMNKFFVKAQDPQYYERLMVIENHKFSDIIKLGERIKEGIKSGMATNFEAL